From Azospirillaceae bacterium:
CCGGAAAGGACCACAAGTAGACGTGGCGTCGATACGCCATGCCAGTCAACAAAATCACCGGGAAGGCTATCGCCGATCTCGACATCCGTAGCAAAAAGCCGCGACTGGACACTGTGACCTGGCACGCCGCCCGTCTTCGGCAATGTCGTGATGTCGAGATGCGATTCACCATCATCACCACCCGTCATGCGCAGAATTCTGAACGCATCACCGGTGGGGGATAGGGGGGAGACGGGATCGCTATCCTTTGCATGGGCGGGCATTCCACCCAAGAGTAGACAGAAAATCGCAACGCCGCCCGCAATGCGCCCCATCATTTTCTCCGCTTAATTCGCCCAGGCAAAGGATGTCAGCCTGCATTTTTTTTGGCAATTTCAATAATCTTGTGAGTGATCAGGAATCTTTAGCACCCGGCCGGCACCTCAATCCCCCGCCGCCAGCCGGCGCAGGCGCGGGATCAGATCGCGGCCGAAGACCTCGATATCGCCCAGCAGATCGAAGCCGCGGATGAGGAAACCGGTGATGCCCATGGCGTGATAATCCATGATGGCGTCGGCCACCTGCTCCGCCGTGCCCACCAGGGCCGGCGGCAAGGTCGGGGTGGCGAAATCGATGGACGCCTTGGTGATGCCGGTCCACAGGCGCTTGTCCAGCAGCTCCGGCCCGTCGGCGATGCGCTCCAGCTCACTACGCCCCGCCCCGCCCTTGGTGGTGGCCAGCGCCTTGTCCAGGCGCATGGCGGTACGCACGGCACCGCCGTCACCCTCCAGCGCCCGCTGCTGTTCCAGCGCCACCTCGCCCAGGCGATCCACGATGCGCCGCGCCTCGGCCCAGGCCGCCGCCTCCGTATCGCCCAGGATGACGCGGACGGAGGTTTGCAGGCGCAAGGGTCGGCCGGTCTTGGTCGCGGCATCCTGCACCACCGCCACGTCCCGACGCATGTCGTCCAGCGGCTTCAGGCCGCCGAAGGCGTAGACATCGGCGCATTCCGCCGCCTTTTCGATGGCCAGCGGCGATGCCCCGCCCCAATAGATGGGAATGGACTGGTCCCGCACCGGCCGCAGTTCGGACAAGGCCTTGTTGAAACGGTAATAATCGCCGGCGAAGTCCGCCGGCTTGGTCGCCGACCACATCGCCCGCATCACCCGCACATATTCGGCGCTGCGGTGATAGCGCTGTTCCTTGTTCAGGAAATCGCCGTCGCATTGCAGTTCGACATCGTTGGCGCCGGTGATGACATGCACGCCGGCGCGGCCATCGCTCAGATGATCCAGCGTGGCGAACATGCGGGCCGCCATGGTGGGGGCGATGAAACCCGGCCGGTGCGCGACCATGAACGCCAGCTTGCTGGTCAGGGCCGCGGCGTGGGCCGCGATGGCGAAGGGGTCGGGC
This genomic window contains:
- a CDS encoding LLM class flavin-dependent oxidoreductase, which translates into the protein MSIEILGVLVHRNGSEISPPTGPLFDRAMIGELARRYDANGYDRVLILQNSFAPDPFAIAAHAAALTSKLAFMVAHRPGFIAPTMAARMFATLDHLSDGRAGVHVITGANDVELQCDGDFLNKEQRYHRSAEYVRVMRAMWSATKPADFAGDYYRFNKALSELRPVRDQSIPIYWGGASPLAIEKAAECADVYAFGGLKPLDDMRRDVAVVQDAATKTGRPLRLQTSVRVILGDTEAAAWAEARRIVDRLGEVALEQQRALEGDGGAVRTAMRLDKALATTKGGAGRSELERIADGPELLDKRLWTGITKASIDFATPTLPPALVGTAEQVADAIMDYHAMGITGFLIRGFDLLGDIEVFGRDLIPRLRRLAAGD